Genomic segment of Oceanimonas sp. GK1:
GGACGCCACCCTGGCCGTGGCCACCATGTGCATCGGCATGGGCCAGGGCATCGCCACCGTGTTTGAAAGAATGTGAGGGGGAAAGAGTGAAGGGTTGACCATTTTTTCGGCAGCATTAAGATAGGCGGGTTTTTACGATCTGGTAGACCGATATGACCCTTTCCCTTTCCGATGCCCACCACCAGCTGGATGCCACCGGCCTGCGCTGCCCGGAGCCGGTGATGATGGTGCGTAAACAGGTGCGCACCATGGCCGCCGGCGAGACCCTGCTGATCACCGCCGACGATCCGTCCACCACCCGGGACATTCCCAGTTTCTGCCGCTTTATGGACCACCAGTTGCTGTCCAGCCAGGTGGAGCGACTGCCCTACCAGTTCCTGATCCAGAAAGGTAACTGAACCGCGAGCGGGCGCACGCAGCCCGCTCCGACAAACTGCTATGCTGGGCTCCCCCCCGTTTGCCGGAGCCCCCATGCTGGACGTTATTCATGCCCTTGGCCCCCTGTTCCTGCTGATCCTGGCCGGCGTCGTGCTGCGCCGATTGCGTTTTCCCGACGATCAGTTCTGGCCCGGAGCAGAGCGTTTCATTTATTTTCTGCTGTTTCCGGCCATGCTGATCAGTACCCTGGCCACCGCCGACTTCAGTCAGGTGGCCTTTGGCGGCATGATCGGCCTGCTGGGCACCCTGCTGCTGTTGCTGGCGGCCGTGCTCTGGCTGCAGCGCCATCGGCTGGGCCCGGATCCTGCCTCGTTCAGCTCGGTATTTCAGGGTTCCCTGCGCTTCAACACCTATGTCGGCCTGGCCGGGGCTGCTGCCCTCTACGGCGACGCCGGTATCACCGCCGCCGCCGTGGCCATTGCGGTGATGGTGCCCCTGGTCAATATTCTTTGCGTACTGATGTTCGTGGCCAACGACGGTCAAGGCACACCGAGCCTGTGGCGCGCCCTCAAGGCGCTGATACGAAACCCCCTGTTGCTCGCCTGTGTCGCCGGCATCGCGCTCAACCTCAGCGGCATCGGCCTGCCCGGCTGGAGCCGGGATACCCTGGCCCTGGCCGGCAAGGCGGCGCTGCCACTGGGCTTGATCGCCGTCGGCGTGGCGCTGCAACCCAGGGCACTGCGCGGCACCGGTGCGGCCTTCTGGCAGACCTGTGGCATCAAGTTCGGCCTGCTGCCCTTGTTCGCCCTGCTCAGTGGCGGCGTGCTCGGGCTGGGACAGGTAGAGCTGGGCGTGGTGGTGCTGTTCACCGCCCTGCCCACCGCCACCTCGTCCTACATTCTGGCCCGGCAGATGGGGGGCAATGCCCCGCTGATGGCCGCCATCATTACCGGCCAGACCCTGCTCGCCATGGCCGTGCTGCCGGTATGGATGGCACTGCTGACACTGATGCAATAAAAAATGCCCGCATTTTGCGGGCATTTTTCATCATTATGCAGCGCTCTTCGCTTAACCCATGGGGCTCAGGGTAATTTCCACCCGGCGGTTCTGGGCCCGGCCCTGCTCGGTGGCGTTGCTGGCGATGGGCTGGCTGAAGCCCACACCGCGAATGTTGAAGCGGTTGGCGGCAGCGCCCTGGCTTATCAGGAACTGACCCACGGTAGCGGCACGGCGCTCAGACAGAGTCTGGTTATGGCTGGCGGAGCCGGTGTTGTCGGTGTGGCCCACCACGTTTACCCAGGTCTTGTCATACTCCTTCAGCACCATGGCCACACCGCTCAGGGTGTTGTAGAAGCTGGGAGACAGCTCGGCGCTGTCGACCGCAAAGGTCACGTTGCTGGGCATGTTGAGGATGATCTGGTCGCCATTGCGGCTTACGCTGACGCCGGTGCCCTGCATGCGATCCCGCAGTTTGGCTTCCTGTACGTCCATGTAGTAGCCCACGCCGCCGCCCAAGGCCGCGCCACTGGCGGCACCGATCAAAATGCCTTTTTCACGATCGCTGGAGCTGGCGGACGCGCCGCCGATCACCGCGCCGGCCAGGGCACCAATGCCACTGCCAATGGCGGCCTTGGAGGTCTGACGCTCGCCGGTGTAGGGGTTGGTGGTACAGGCGGACAGAGCCAGTGCCGCCGTCACGGCCAAGCAAATCTTTTTCATTATTAATCCCGTTTAACAAGCACAAGTAACCGACAATATAGCCTTGCCCCCCTCCATAAACCAAGCTCGGATTGAGGCTGATGGTCAACCGCTGACGTGTTCGGGATGACAATGACAGCTAAGCAGGTGATCGTTCACCATGCCGGTGGCCTGCATAAAGGCGTAACAGCTGGTGCTGCCCACAAAGGCAAAGCCCCGCTGCTTGAGCGCCCGGGCCATGGCGTCCGACTCGGGCGTGGTCACCGGTACCGCGCCGGCCTCGCTCCAGCGGTTGATCACCGGCTCCCCACCCACAAAACCCCACAGCCAGCGACTGAAATCGATGCCTTCCTGCTGCATGGCCAGGTAGGCCCGCGCATTGGTGATAATGGACTCGATTTTGCGCCGGTTGCGCACTATGCCGGGGTTTTGCATCAACCGCTCCACCTCCCTCGGCGTAAAGTTCACCAGCCGTTCCGGCTCAAAGCCCGCAAAGGCTTCCCGGTAGGCGGGAATTTTGCACAAAATGGTAAACCAGCTCAGGCCCGCCTGCTGGCCGTCCAGACACAGCTTTTCAAACAGCGCCCGGCCGTCGTACTCG
This window contains:
- the tusA gene encoding sulfurtransferase TusA → MTLSLSDAHHQLDATGLRCPEPVMMVRKQVRTMAAGETLLITADDPSTTRDIPSFCRFMDHQLLSSQVERLPYQFLIQKGN
- a CDS encoding AEC family transporter, coding for MLDVIHALGPLFLLILAGVVLRRLRFPDDQFWPGAERFIYFLLFPAMLISTLATADFSQVAFGGMIGLLGTLLLLLAAVLWLQRHRLGPDPASFSSVFQGSLRFNTYVGLAGAAALYGDAGITAAAVAIAVMVPLVNILCVLMFVANDGQGTPSLWRALKALIRNPLLLACVAGIALNLSGIGLPGWSRDTLALAGKAALPLGLIAVGVALQPRALRGTGAAFWQTCGIKFGLLPLFALLSGGVLGLGQVELGVVVLFTALPTATSSYILARQMGGNAPLMAAIITGQTLLAMAVLPVWMALLTLMQ
- a CDS encoding DNA-3-methyladenine glycosylase I, whose protein sequence is MVLRCPWVNQDPRYLAYHDQEWGVPEYDGRALFEKLCLDGQQAGLSWFTILCKIPAYREAFAGFEPERLVNFTPREVERLMQNPGIVRNRRKIESIITNARAYLAMQQEGIDFSRWLWGFVGGEPVINRWSEAGAVPVTTPESDAMARALKQRGFAFVGSTSCYAFMQATGMVNDHLLSCHCHPEHVSG
- a CDS encoding OmpA family lipoprotein — translated: MKKICLAVTAALALSACTTNPYTGERQTSKAAIGSGIGALAGAVIGGASASSSDREKGILIGAASGAALGGGVGYYMDVQEAKLRDRMQGTGVSVSRNGDQIILNMPSNVTFAVDSAELSPSFYNTLSGVAMVLKEYDKTWVNVVGHTDNTGSASHNQTLSERRAATVGQFLISQGAAANRFNIRGVGFSQPIASNATEQGRAQNRRVEITLSPMG